From a single Carcharodon carcharias isolate sCarCar2 chromosome 4, sCarCar2.pri, whole genome shotgun sequence genomic region:
- the adra2c gene encoding alpha-2C adrenergic receptor has product MVGLSVLVGFLILFTIVGNILVIIAVFTSRALRPPQNLFLVSLASADILVATLVIPFSLANELMGYWYFGTVWCDIYLALDVLFCTSSIVHLCAISLDRYWSIIKAVEYNLKRTPRRIKCAIVIVWLISAAISFPPLISMDRDIEDELYPSCRINDDTWYILLSCIGSFFAPCLIMILVYIRIYQVAKSRTRSMSVKRNGPDGSSQTEEAPSRGTSIRDNGDRENGHCAASPGGHKLDELELEESSTSEGKGRRKEGAGRLPSRMPQRKEEEGKKDSKRRGSRISKSKASQAREKRFTFVLAVVMGVFVVCWFPFFFSYSLYGICREVCEIPEPLFKFFFWIGYCNSSLNPVIYTIFNQDFRRAFHKVLCKPKKRTF; this is encoded by the exons ATGGTCGGGCTGTCTGTGCTGGTGGGCTTTCTCATCCTCTTCACCATCGTGGGGAACATCTTGGTGATCATCGCCGTGTTCACCAGCAGAGCCCTGAGACCTCCCCAGAACCTCTTCCTGGTGTCCCTGGCCAGCGCCGATATCTTGGTCGCCACTTTGGTCATCCCCTTCTCCCTGGCGAACGAGTTGATGGGCTACTGGTACTTTGGGACGGTCTGGTGTGACATCTACTTAGCTCTGGATGTCCTGTTTTGCACATCCTCTATCGTGCATCTGTGTGCGATCAGCCTGGACAGGTACTGGTCCATCATCAAAGCTGTGGAGTACAACCTGAAAAGGACCCCCAGAAGAATTAAATGCGCTATCGTCATTGTTTGGCTCATCTCAGCGGCCATCTCCTTCCCCCCGTTAATATCGATGGACCGAGACATTGAGGATGAACTTTACCCATCCTGCAGGATCAATGATGACACCTGGTACATCCTCCTGTCCTGTATCGGCTCCTTCTTCGCCCCCTGTCTCATCATGATCCTGGTGTACATCCGGATCTACCAGGTGGCCAAGAGCAGGACCAGAAGCATGTCGGTGAAGAGGAACGGCCCCGACGGCTCGTCCCAGACCGAGGAGGCTCCAAGCAGGGGCACGTCCATCAGGGAcaacggggacagggagaacGGGCACTGTGCCGCCAGCCCCGGAGGGCACAAACTGGACgagctggagctggaggagaGCTCCACCTCGGAGGGCAAGGGGCGCAGGAAGGAGGGGGCTGGCCGCCTGCCCTCCAGGATGCCccagaggaaggaggaggagggcaagAAGGACTC GAAGCGGCGGGGCAGCAGGATATCCAAGAGCAAGGCCTCCCAGGCCAGGGAGAAACGCTTCACCTTCGTGCTGGCCGTGGTCATGGGCGTCTTCGTCGTCTGCTGGTTCCCTTTCTTCTTCAGCTACAGTCTGTACGGCATCTGCCGGGAGGTGTGCGAGATCCCCGAGCCTCTCTTCAAGTTTTTCTTCTGGATTGGGTACTGCAACAGCTCCCTGAACCCTGTCATCTACACAATCTTCAACCAGGACTTCAGGCGAGCTTTTCACAAAGTTCTCTGTAAACCCAAGAAAAGAACCTTTTAA